CTCCCATGCCCGCGTGCGGACGTTTTCCAGCATCTGCCACACCTCGTCGCGGCCAGGGTCGCCCCACAACTGCTCGTGGTGGATCACCCAGGATTCTTCGCCCGCGCCGTAGCCCTTCACCTTTACCTCGAGCCGGTCTCCTTGGACGTCCACGGCGGCGACCAGTAGGCCCACACCATCGGGCACCACGGCCCGGTACTTCTCGCGGCGGCCGGAGAGGGATTCGGCGTTCACGCGCTCACCCTCTTCCTCCCAGGTCTGACCGAGCACCGTGTTGACGAATACCTTAAGCCGCTCGGGGTTGCCCTTCGCCTCCAGAAACTCGCGCACCAGCTCCGACCAGCGCGCCCACGGAGAGTAGAGCGAATTTAGGTGGAATCCCGCGGTGCGGTGGCCGGGGTTCTCGGCGACCCAGACGCCCTCTGCCAGCATCCTCCCCTTGTGCTGCTCCTCGATCAGAACGCCACACGCCTCGCACATGTAGGAGGCCGTCTCCGGGTCGCCGTTCTCCCATTTGAGGTTGTGCCACTCCAGCACCTGCATGTGCTCGCAATGGGGGCAGGGAACGTGATAGCGGCGGCGGTCGGACTGCTCGTAACTCTGCTCGATCCGCGAGAAGTTCTTGACTGTCGGCGTAGAGAATTCGCCAATCTTCCGGTTCCAGAACGTGGCTGTACGCTTCGTTGCAAGCGCCACCGGATCGCCTTCGGTGCCCGCGCTGGCCGGGTATCGGTCCACCTCGTCGCAGAGCACGACGCGGATCGGGCGGGAGGCGAGAGACGCCGCCGAATTGGCGCCCGAGATGGTAATGTGACCGCCGGGGAATGAGTTGTGAGTCGGCACCATGCGCCGTCCGGCAAGGAACAGGTGCTCCGGACTATCCACAGTGATGCAACGCACCGGAACGGACCGCTCTGGCTCAATCGCGACGATTCGGCGCCGAGTGGCGTTGGTCGTCGGTATGCGCTGGCGCTCTCGCTTGCGCGCGAGGCGGAACACCGGCTGCGAGGGCGACTGGAAGCCCAGGACAATCCCGCCCGCTGGCGTGTCTGTGCGGCTCCACTTGATCCCAAGCGACGACAGAAGCTCACACACACCATCAGCTAGAGCGGGAAGCACGGTGACGAACCGACACCAGCCCTGGGGCGTCACGCTTCCGCCCGCGTCCATCAACCCCTGCAACAAGTCCCATCTCTGCCCCTCGCTCGCGCGCAGGTACGCAGGCGGGATCACCTTCTTGCTCCGACCACTACCAGCGCGCGACACCAAGTCCATTGAGCGGAGCGCGCCGCGCACCCCGTCCTCCGCTGCGATCATCCGCCCATCTGCCCCACGCCGCGTGTTGCGGGTGAGCGGTTCAAGGAGGATTTCCACGATTCCCCGGCCAGCAACGGGTCGGATCGTGGCATCCAACCCTTCCGCGCGAAGGTGGCCGAGTACTTCCGTTGCGTCCGCGGGTTCCATCACCACGGCCGCTCGGTGAGAGTACCCATCCCCCAACCAGACCCCGAGGGCATACGGCGGCACCGGAAGACGGGCGTCCGCCAGCTTCAGCGGCTCAGTAGTCGGGACCGCGAACCGGAACCGCTTTCCGGATCTGACCCTCCCCACCATGTCGGCCGTGGTCAGCAACTCGCGCACAATGGCTTGGTGCGGCTTCGGGCGCTTCTTCACCACCCATCGCTCCACGGCCCACAAGTGCCCGGCGTCCGCGACGATCTCCTCACCATCCGAGAAGCGCACCCGATAACACCTCCGGCCCAGGTAGACCGGCGTCAGGTCGGTGACGCGGCACGGCTGACCCCGCTCGTCAAACAGCGTGTCACCCACCCGCACCTCACCCACGGTCGTCCAGCCCTCTGGCGTGGGCAGCGGCGTGTCCAGTGCGAGAGCCTTGTGCAGCAAGGTATTCCCCGAATCGCGCGCCCTTGGGTCCTTCACCTTCCCCCGCAGTCGCGGCGTGTCGCGGAGCATCGGGGCCAGCCGGTCCTTTGACCACGCCTCCCCCATCTGCTGCGTCGGCTGGAGGACGAGAATGGGCGCGGGGTCCTTGTCGATAAAGTAGCCAACCACGTTGTTGACGATTTCGGTCTTCCCCACCTGTGCCGAGCTCATCACGACCACCTTTTCAATCAGGGGGTCGGAGAACGCATCCAAGATCCCGCGCTGGTACGGCGCGCGCGCGGTACTCCACCTCCCCGGCTCGGCTGACGCCTCTCGGGACAGATGCCGATAGCGATCAGCCCACTCGGACACAGTCAGTCGCGGCGCTGGCGCCAACGCGGCCCGGAATAGGGCCGACCGGCGCTTTACCCACTCACGCCGCGCGCTCGGCTTCGTCTGCATAGTCCTCCGGGTCCTCTTCGCCCTCCTCACTGAGCGACCGCATGGCCTCCTCGACGGCCGCCTCCAAGCGGGCTTGCGCCTCCGCGATCGTGCGGCACCCGACGAGAGCCGGCGCCCACTTCGATGGCATGGCGAGAAGCTTGGCACGCAGTCGGTACAGCGGTGCCGACAGAAGCTTCTCCAGGTCGTCCAGCGAGACGACGCTTCCCTCTTCCTTCGCCAGTTTGACCTCGAGTATCCTGACTTCCGCCTCCAGCTTCCTTAATTCGAGGGATCCTTCCTCCGTCTCTTCGTTGATCCTGGCCTTCTTGTCCGACTGGTACTCAATGAACCAGTGCAGGCACTCGGGCCACGGGTATCCCTGTGGCTCGCGGGGCATTCCGCGGAGTTCGCGGATCCACCTCGTGCTTACATCTAGCCGCTTTGCCAGCTCGGCTTGCGTCAGATACTCAGCCATTCACATTGCAGGAAGCGGAATAGCGCCCCAAATCCCTATGGCTAGCCGAGGATCGGGCTCGCGCGTCACCCTCGGTGGACCGCTGACTGGGACCCGCGATGTGTCCTGAAATCATCTATGCCGCCACCGATAGCGGGATCTGCATGGGCAGCGTGGCGTGCTTCTTGGAGTTGCACGACCTGCACACCACCCGCGCGTTGAAGATGGAGTGCGCGCCGCCTCTCGACTTAGGCTCGATGTGGTCGAGCGACTTGTCTCTCGGCCCCAATTTCCTGCCGCAGTCCGGGCAACGCTTGGCCGCCGCGAACAACCGTCGCATCACTGCCGGCGTCAGCGTGCCGTCGTCCAGCAGGTCCGCCTGCTTCTGCGCGTACCGGCGCCCCATCTCCTTGGCTCTGAACTCCGGGTCATACCGATAGCGTGCTCGGTACACTTGGCTGGTCCACGCCAACCCCCGTGCGGACGGATCATCTTGTAGCAGTTGCTTCACCCATCCGCGCGTGCGCTCTGGGTTGCAGCGACGGACTGGTGGCCGCAGTGCCGCATCCACCCGGCGCAGGTGCTCCCGAAACCGCTGGCCCGTCTTTATCGACTGCTCCGTGCGGTATGCTCGCCCGGCCCTCACGGCGTCCTTCCGCCTTTGCTTCTTCCTCGCGCCCGAGCGCCTGGACGGCAGCGCCTTGTGGCATTCCCGGCAGTGCCCTCTCAACCCATCCGTGTTCATCGGCACGGGGTGAAACGCGCTCGCCGGCTTTACTTCACCACAGCTCGCGCACTCCTTCTCCGTGACTGACACCGGGTACGC
The DNA window shown above is from Longimicrobiaceae bacterium and carries:
- a CDS encoding terminase gpA endonuclease subunit: MQTKPSARREWVKRRSALFRAALAPAPRLTVSEWADRYRHLSREASAEPGRWSTARAPYQRGILDAFSDPLIEKVVVMSSAQVGKTEIVNNVVGYFIDKDPAPILVLQPTQQMGEAWSKDRLAPMLRDTPRLRGKVKDPRARDSGNTLLHKALALDTPLPTPEGWTTVGEVRVGDTLFDERGQPCRVTDLTPVYLGRRCYRVRFSDGEEIVADAGHLWAVERWVVKKRPKPHQAIVRELLTTADMVGRVRSGKRFRFAVPTTEPLKLADARLPVPPYALGVWLGDGYSHRAAVVMEPADATEVLGHLRAEGLDATIRPVAGRGIVEILLEPLTRNTRRGADGRMIAAEDGVRGALRSMDLVSRAGSGRSKKVIPPAYLRASEGQRWDLLQGLMDAGGSVTPQGWCRFVTVLPALADGVCELLSSLGIKWSRTDTPAGGIVLGFQSPSQPVFRLARKRERQRIPTTNATRRRIVAIEPERSVPVRCITVDSPEHLFLAGRRMVPTHNSFPGGHITISGANSAASLASRPIRVVLCDEVDRYPASAGTEGDPVALATKRTATFWNRKIGEFSTPTVKNFSRIEQSYEQSDRRRYHVPCPHCEHMQVLEWHNLKWENGDPETASYMCEACGVLIEEQHKGRMLAEGVWVAENPGHRTAGFHLNSLYSPWARWSELVREFLEAKGNPERLKVFVNTVLGQTWEEEGERVNAESLSGRREKYRAVVPDGVGLLVAAVDVQGDRLEVKVKGYGAGEESWVIHHEQLWGDPGRDEVWQMLENVRTRAWE
- a CDS encoding HNH endonuclease signature motif containing protein — translated: MTKACRKCGEVKPLEEFKLCSGGKWRIGACNDCEVKRHRERRKRLAYPVSVTEKECASCGEVKPASAFHPVPMNTDGLRGHCRECHKALPSRRSGARKKQRRKDAVRAGRAYRTEQSIKTGQRFREHLRRVDAALRPPVRRCNPERTRGWVKQLLQDDPSARGLAWTSQVYRARYRYDPEFRAKEMGRRYAQKQADLLDDGTLTPAVMRRLFAAAKRCPDCGRKLGPRDKSLDHIEPKSRGGAHSIFNARVVCRSCNSKKHATLPMQIPLSVAA